One part of the Caproiciproducens sp. CPB-2 genome encodes these proteins:
- a CDS encoding nitroreductase family protein: MILNHTIEALLDRRAVRAYRPEQISEEELTDILLAAKFAPSTMGMQARHFTVIQNKQLLADIVSVAVENGAKFVPGHVPFYNAPTVVVLSAPESAKYNREDCSCAIMNIMLAAQAYGLGSCYICSVNDGLRDERILKRLKLPDQYIPFGCVTVGYPSENAPAPKERRDDDISYVR; encoded by the coding sequence GTGATACTCAACCATACCATAGAGGCTTTGCTCGACAGGCGGGCGGTTCGCGCTTATCGGCCTGAGCAGATTTCAGAGGAAGAGCTGACAGATATTTTACTCGCGGCAAAATTTGCCCCGTCAACCATGGGGATGCAGGCAAGGCATTTTACCGTGATTCAGAATAAACAGCTGCTTGCGGATATTGTCTCCGTCGCTGTGGAAAACGGCGCGAAATTCGTACCGGGCCATGTGCCGTTCTACAACGCTCCCACCGTCGTTGTTTTGTCGGCCCCGGAATCGGCGAAATATAACCGCGAGGATTGTTCCTGCGCGATCATGAATATCATGCTTGCCGCCCAGGCATACGGGCTGGGAAGCTGCTATATCTGTTCGGTCAACGACGGCCTGCGCGACGAGCGCATCCTAAAGCGCCTCAAGCTGCCCGATCAGTACATTCCGTTCGGCTGCGTTACCGTGGGGTATCCGAGTGAAAATGCACCGGCTCCCAAAGAGCGCCGTGACGATGATATCAGCTACGTAAGATAA